GGGAGAAGATATGATGAATGTGTCATACACTCATACATAGACTCATACCTTCATGTTATACAATAAACAGTAATATGTGACTCGTATGTGACTATCAATATTGGTTCTTTATCTTTATAATTCGCAATTCCATactagttgtaacttgtaagtaaataaaataattatatttttatacgctTTATGGAttcttagatatttttatttgtatacatttaaattaaataatcgaGTAAATAATGGCCTAATTTTTCTGTCATAACTGTCATAAGCAAAACAAACTAATGTATCTACCGACTTAttgtcttatttaatattattagtaatgctaagtatataatgaattaaatcaTTTAGGTTATGttgaaattacatttataaaatcttaatgttactaacaattattttaatttattttgtaggtatcataatatataactttatttCTATGCATCtgatagtttttctttttacctaTTCATTATTTGAATCTTATTccccatatatattatatatattaatatttaaaaaaagaaaatgttattagaaaattacaactaataggtacttacatatctATGTACGagctatatatatttagatagatGTTAAACGTTAGTacagaaaaaaatctaaataggttcttatttttataatttttttatgtggcATACTGATAcattgtactatataatatggccttttatatttttctagatACTCAAACTGAATCGtagttcatattaatttattgaatatttgagatacaaagaaaatacaatattagttcttaagttttaaattttaatgttttttttacctattattgaatatgataatatttttagttttaacagTAAACTAGTATTATAAGTACCTGGTAGGTACTCGTcttaataaaatttactttatgtatattaaacaaGAATACTTAGTATTCTAGAgcgttaatattataggtaccatatttttttactaatgattataaataataatatttacctacatattaaattacctaattatttattatattataccccgtgttatactaaaaatattaaatttgaacttgatAGTTATGTCTTTCATTAgttactgaatattatattagtatatagttGATactagaaaatgtattataaaatcattttaaatatcatatagaaataatgaaatgtaaGAAAAATGTCATagtatacaacattatgtaaaaaagttcaaaaacatATATGTTTTTCTCCGGTTGTAGTACACACAGTATACACaaaagtaaattgtaattatagtgAGGATATTCAATTTGTGTAAAGTCAAGAACTCTGATACTATATagaattatacttatttaagaAATGCaattggtttataataatactaggtacataataatacactcaatttcaaataataataaatcgacaTGTGCATGAACAATGACATTGGGTGCTTTTGGGTAGCTATTATTGTTAGTAATTAGGATTGtgcaaacaaatacaattttttgtctGCTGTTCAGTTTTTTCTTGAATGGAATAGAGTTGAGTGAACATGAAATGATTGAGAAAatgtataagaatttaaaacctttttttttaagaggACATTTTATCCGCATGTGTTATATCCATCTGACTAACGCATGACATAGTCAATTTTACGTTAAGAAGAATCAATTTTACTCTGtgtctgttatttttaatattagagtcaATATCTATTATCAAGTTTAATgctatgaatattaataataatctagaACCtcattggttaggttaggttagtttatttttatattttaatttcaaagcaagttgtaattattttaaaatgtacaagatatttacaattataaaatgctcataatttgcTTCATAATTACAGTATACCAGTGTTGGGaaagttccttttaaaaaggaactcgttcccgttcctcgttcctactgtaagaaaggaactcgttcccgttcctcgttcctactgtaagaaaggaactcgttcccgttcctctttCCTGTCTCGAAATaagaacgcgttcccgttcctttttaaaaaggaacgcgttcccgttccttcatgttcctttttttgcaatttgagtggtggtcaatggtgtattttgcgaacaatttttaagtcagaaataatcgaaccgagagagttaaccgattatttctgacttaaaaatttttcgcaaaaaacaccattgaccaccactgaaatcggttaactcactcctttctaggagcaccgatttttaacaaaaatgatttgtcttagattttttttgttataattcaaaagttgtatagcgtagacttgaaactttatatatatacattcatattgcataattgcataatattatacatttatattactatagtagtatagtatacagtgtatagtgtgtactatacacgatacaccacacatagagacatgctataggttataggcttatagcccataggagtataggacatagtatgatacaacaatctgtttttttttttaattcaatttatttgaaaaaatatttttatactgacattttgttttgtttgagaagaactaatttggcgcgcggaaccggaaacgacccggaacacgacacgtagtcgaccgacggcgtcgcggctcagttttggcgcggaaacacactatatgcgcttcataaaatatactgtggcactcaacgtgttaaaattttttcattatttgaggaacggaaattttcgttcaagttccttcaaaataggaactcgttcccgttcctcgttcctatattttaaatggaacgcgttccgagcttcgttcctataaaaggaacgcgttcctcaaggaacgcgttccttcccaacactgCAGTATACTCAATTCTACGAGGGGCTCTAGGTAATAAGCTCACCTTTAAATATGATCAATTCACTCTCATAAATCAAAATGATAACAGAGTTAAACGGAttcttcttaaaataaaatttaccaaGCTGGTATGCATTAGTAAGATGGAAACAACACATGCGCATTTGTCCTCTTAATAGAAACATATAAAAAAgacaaaagtatattatgtatataaatttatagtaacctcgtttatataatataataataaatacatcaatGTAAAcacattgataatttatttttatgtaaataatgttattgttgttaatcCTACCAGACCaatggaataaaataatttgaatacttacaaatataataggtatatgttatctatataaatatattaaaataggaaataaaagtaggtataagaaataatggcattttgtttcatttacaTAAACTCTTTATTTggcatttaaatacatttcattatatttgttGTTTGATTATATGACAAGCACACAAATCTTATTATTAATAGGCaagaaaaagttatttatttgatagttttaattttagctcttaaaatatttttttttctgagtgGCCCTGCAAATGTTGTTGCATGTTTCCTTTTACCtggttacattttataaattagtcaacttggtatttattataaaatataaataaaaaaagttatgccGCATgagttatatacattatattattgtgtgttgtCTTATTTCAAATGAGACCTCACCCGAAAGCTTTATATTCAACTCTTAAAAtccacaattaataatattgtcattaaacgcaataatgatttttaaggTTACAAGATTACATTTACAATTTCCAACTTATTTCTATTAGGTTGAAAgaatttttagataaataattgtttttttttatataagtaggttCCTGATTAATCACCAAAAATCcattaaatgaatttatttttccttattattttaaaagtttgacAAAAGTACCTAAGCCATAATAGTGCTTTGACAAGTTTTTCGTATTTCATGGAGTTTGTGTCCTATTATTTCAGATTGTGACACATTCTCCTgcctgtttatatttttacagtcaTGACAGAAgagaaaaaaagtaaattaaggTAGGATCCCAATTTggtatttttactaatataatattataatagcctaactataaattttaagttaGGTATGTCAAGACCTAGCTGGGCTAACAAATATCAAAAAGGGTGAGCAAAAATTAAGAATGATAATTTTTCCTATTTtgtttaactttataatatttaaatttataacccaTATAGAATTCTGTCTTCAGATATTCCTGAACAgtagaatttgttttttttttcaattttaatttatataataaaaacctatATTTCTTTTAGAGATAGGATGTAATTTAAAGGTTGAATTTTAGATTGAtatatgtattcaaaatatgtactattttatactaatagTGTTATTTGTAGattaaaattgtacttattcatattaaataaattctataagtattttttttttcattatatgattattaaattttaatatattacctattatatattttataaaaattaccaaccaataatattaaatcatgacgctaaacaataatttatcatgaaACTGTTTTTCTaccttttaatataattgaaatatatttttttgtaatatgtaattgataaaaacattacaatgtttgaattttagatttatacagtttaaattttgattaggttattcaaaaaaaattatagctcacccttttttaattttttggttttgtaGTCGGCTGTTTAAGGTTAGGTGAACCTAACCTAATCTCGTATTAAACACGACTAACACCAAaacttacatacatttttaatttaaattttaaaaagaaaaattactacaatgaaattaattattacttcatgtttttaatttaattttatgattgaaGTGATAGCGTGTTTTTAACTACAACACATTAAGCTTATAGttagttagtatattatttatgtagtatttgtttttaatatttatgtaagattattttgcttattttttttttattaaacctaCTAACttaagaataattaaattgCTTAGCTTTTTACATAAGTTAGCTTCTTGCATGTATTGTTTTGTTTCTAAAtgggtaattttatattaattgtatgttaaaataaaatttatcgagtatgaaagtaatattaataataggacTAGTAACAAAATACTTAAGAACGTATCATGCGTAAAAGACATTATATACATCATACCTACTTTAATATACTAGAATTTTTCAGTTGTAGGAGCATTTACATAATTAACCTGTgttagcaatatattttttatatttggtacatacatatattttatacctactatttattaatttttggttttactgtattaaatatttaatatgatatttgggattctaattaatttttcttataccacagaataaatattttatcttactttaacttttaactttctaagttataaaataataataaaaactaaaaataattttggaagtttttaatagttacctacattTTGAGATcaataaatgtcaatataatataaattacagtgaTAATAATtggtcattattcattattgataataaaatataggtagtattcgtttataattaaatcaatgttaatattaggccattattaattaatgctgtttttgaaattgtttatattgtttattgcaataggtaggtactgttttatcttataagttataaaccaccaataattgcattacaccaaaataatattttgttaatttcttaatttatttgtaagcaATCAATTAATATGTCTTGGTCTAaactaaatgttaatatttgttatcCAATGTgacttacaatttaaaaaaaattttagttatttttttcttactatGTATAGAGAATGggcttttatttttatctttatcattctatttaattttgaattttaatggatttttaaaaagtggcctaaaaaaataactatcaaAGAACAAATCCAACTcacaaatatttacttaatacatAAGTTCAACATTTATGGCCGTATTCATAGTTGATGCTTGAaaataagtattgcttaagccaaaataaaaaaaaaattgataataactaAAAGCAATGCTTAAGGTAGGTTGTGACCAACCTTAAtttaagcaatacttattcttaagcatcaACTTAAGGAATaccttttattgttattgattaaCTTATCTAGAAAATTAAGATACTGACCAGTTATTATCATCAATGCCTGAATTGTCTTagactgtaaaatatattaatttaaatatgtatggatattttatattattgtattatatttatgcaaGTAGAGTATTGTTAGATATAAATTTTTGACAGATTTTGCCAATGGATTTGGCAAAAATGTTTCCGCAAGAAGGAACTTACTTCACGTACTATTGTCATTGGGAAACAAAGCACCGAAAAGTATTCCCCAAATGTCATACGCAATCAGAAGTACACCATAATAACATTCCTCCCAAAGGTTTGAAACtttatactttgataataatacgacttatcaattaaaaaaatcatttaaatgtatttccaGGTGCTCTATCAACAGTTCAAATTctttttgaatctttattttcTTCTGATGGCTATGAGTCAATTTGTACCTGAACTAAGATTAGGATACCTCTATACATATTGGGGACCACTGGTattaaacattgtaaaaaaataaaattatcaatacttACTTGTGGTATTTAATGTTGTAGATATTTGTATTGGCTGTCACATTATTTCGTGAAGGTGTTGATGATATTCGAAGGTGGCAACGAGATGAAGAAGTAAATTCACAAAAATACAAACGTCTAATACGTGGTAAAGATCACAATATTGGTACAGAGTATGTATCATCGTCAAAACTCAAAGTTGGAGACTTAGTaagatttgttttttgtaattattaataaaatacagctaaaaatgtattaagttttattaaatttaattattaggtgCTAGTAGAAAAAGATCAAAGAGTCCCAGCTGATATGGTGTTATTAAGAACTACTGAAAAATCTGGTGCTTGTTTTGTACGAACTGATCAAATGGATGGAGAAACTGATTGGAAATTACGTCTTGCTATTGGAGACACTCAAAAATTAGATTGTGATGCACGTTTGTTTGATATTACAGCTACTATTTTTGCTGAAAAACCTCAAAGAGATATTCACAGTTTCATAGGAACATTTAGAAGAGTaagagaatatattattttattattattattaaatcattaattatttataatatatcatttagcAAGATAATGGGGAAGAAGTGAGTCTTGATGTAGAAAATACATTATGGGCTAACTGTGTTGTAGCTAATGGTTCAGCACTTGGTGCTGTTGTTTACACTGGTGCTGAAACCAGGTCTGTTATGAATAATTCTCAGCCTCGAAGTAAAGTTGGACTCTTGGATATAGAAATTAATCAGTTAACTAAGgtattgttgacatttttttttttaatacattattattatttttttttttacttatatcgtatgttcacattatattttaattttcagctACTTTTTTGTGCTGTGGTTGGTCTGGCCTTTGTAATGATGTGTTTAAAAGGTTTCAGTGGTCCATGGTATCGTTACATGTTCAGATTTGTATTACTATTCTCATACATTATACCAATCAGGTTAATTtacaaaactttatttatatgaacaataataataaattatatacttgtttttgttgtttaatttaGTTTGAGGGTAAATTTGGACATGGGTAAAGCATTCTATTCATGGTCTATGCAAAGAGATGAAGAAATGCCAGATACAGTAGTAAGATGTACAACAATTCCAGAAGAACTGGGCCGGATATCATACTTATTTTCAGATAAAACTGGGACACTTACTCAAAATTCAATGGTATTTAAACGACTTCATTTAGGGACTGTTTCTTATGGTGCTGAGTCTTTTGACCAGgttagataaatttatttatacttctataattagtattaaggtataatattaattattaatattgttgtaggtTGCTGAACAACTAAAAATGACCTTCTGTGGAGCAGTTGAGCCCACACATAATCGTAATTTGTCTCAGGGTTCGACATCATTTAAGATAAGACGCTCTGAGCAAACTCGTCTTCATGATGCTGTTAAAGCTATAGCGCTGTGTCATAATGTGACTCctgttattgaaaataatgttcAGGGCAAtatgttagttttattttttttacagacagcatttgataaataattgaaattaattttgcattaaaaaaaatatatgttaaatgtttgattttagtACTGATAGTCCAGTCGAACTCAGGTCTGAAGCTGATCAACACTATATTAAAGAAAGTCTACTTTCTCGTTCACAGTGTACTTATCAAGCTTCTAGTCCTGACGAGGTATACATAtcttatatttgttaaaaacttagaattttataactttaaaaaattgatttatatttgtcATAGATTGCATTAGTAAAGTGGACTGAAGATGTAGGTTTAGCTGTAATAAAGAGAGATTTGACATCACTTCAATTACGTACATCTGCTGGAGATATActcaattatacaatattacaaatgtTTCCATTCACATCAGAAACCAAACGAATGGGAATAATTGTTAAAGATGTTGCCTCTGGAGATATTACATTCTATTTAAAAGGAGCGGATGTAGTTATGTCATCTATTGTTCAATACACTGACTGGTTGGAAGAAGAATGTGGAAATATGGCACGAGAAGGTTTACGTACATTGGTAGTGGctcgaaaaaatttaactgaagaACAGTACTTGGAATTTGAAGTGTGTATTGTTTATCTATAATTCCAAATCATAATGTAAAGAccaaaagttatgttttatttattttttgccaGTCTCGTTTGAATTCAGCAAGGTTAGCTGTGACAGGCCGTGCTCAACGAGTAGCAACTGTTGTGGACACTCTAGAACGTGAAATGGAGTTATTGTGTGTAACAGGGGTGGAAGATAAACTTCAAGTAAATGTTCGTAGAACCTTAGAATTATTGGGCAATGCAGGAATTAAAGTAagagtaattttaataaaatataattgcttgcttaataaatttatattttattagatatggATGTTAACTGGAGATAAGCAAGAAACTGCCACTTGTATTGCTAAAAGTTCTCGTCTTGTTTCAAGAACTcaggaattatttatttttaacccaGTACATACGAGAACTGAAGCACATCAGCAATTAAATGCTTTTAGGAAAAAACAAGATTGCGCTCTTGTTATTACTGGAGATTCATTGgaagtatgtttaataataagaatttaatttaatttttgtgttttatattaacttttatctTTGTTCTTAAGATATGTCTACAGTATTATCAAACAGAATTACTGGATGTTGCCTGCCGAAGTCCAGCTGTAATTTGCTGTCGATGTTCTCCTACCCAAAAAGCACAAATTGTCACTCTAATTAAAGCACATACTGGAAAAAGAACGGCTGCTGTTGGTGATGGAGGAAATGATGTTTCGATGATTCAGGCGGCTGACAcgggtataaaataatttgttaataactgttgttgttacttattagggcgaatacaacaattttatatttttaattttagggaTTGGTATTGCTGGTGTTGAAGGTCGTCAAGCATCTTTAGCTGCAGACTTTTCAGTACCACAATTTTCACACCTTTCTAGACTACTCATGGTACATGGTCGATACAGTTATAAAAGATCTGCCTCACTTAGCCAATTTGTCATCCATAGAGGTCTTATCATATCTACTATGCAAGCAATATTTTCAGCTGTATTTTACTTCTCATCAGTAACACTGTATCAAGGGTTCCTTATGATTGGGTAAGATTGATATTGTATAGGGCCTATTTTTTGTTGTTACACTGTGTAGTACATAATTCACTATGGGTAGTAGTGTAGTCTGaaattatagtgtattattgtataattacctatactGTTTACAACTTATGTgtgacagtaataatattattttgattaataaaaaattacaatttgtgaagtatatttaaataaaatatggctTGGTTTTgtgctaaaaaatatataatacgaaaaataattaaaacataggCCCTGGAATTGTAACTTAATTACAAGGATCTATTAATTAAGCAACTTATTGATTTCAGATATGCAACACTGTACACCATGTTCCCTGTATTTTCCTTGGTACTTGATAAAGATGTACTGTCTAAAATTGCATTAACTTACCCTGAACTCTATAAAGAACTGAGCAAAGGACGGTCGTTatcttataaaacatttttcatttgggttttaataagcatttatcAAGGTAaacttatacaatattgaatatacacataataatttaatgctgttttacaaacattttttgtattttggcaGGTGGTGTAATAATGTATGGAGCATTGTTTCTATTTGAAGATGAATTCATTCACATTGTTGCCATTAGTTTCACAGCTTTAATTCTC
The Metopolophium dirhodum isolate CAU chromosome 7, ASM1992520v1, whole genome shotgun sequence DNA segment above includes these coding regions:
- the LOC132948074 gene encoding probable phospholipid-transporting ATPase IIB isoform X3, whose amino-acid sequence is MTEEKKSKLRFCQWIWQKCFRKKELTSRTIVIGKQSTEKYSPNVIRNQKYTIITFLPKVLYQQFKFFLNLYFLLMAMSQFVPELRLGYLYTYWGPLIFVLAVTLFREGVDDIRRWQRDEEVNSQKYKRLIRGKDHNIGTEYVSSSKLKVGDLVLVEKDQRVPADMVLLRTTEKSGACFVRTDQMDGETDWKLRLAIGDTQKLDCDARLFDITATIFAEKPQRDIHSFIGTFRRQDNGEEVSLDVENTLWANCVVANGSALGAVVYTGAETRSVMNNSQPRSKVGLLDIEINQLTKLLFCAVVGLAFVMMCLKGFSGPWYRYMFRFVLLFSYIIPISLRVNLDMGKAFYSWSMQRDEEMPDTVVRCTTIPEELGRISYLFSDKTGTLTQNSMVFKRLHLGTVSYGAESFDQVAEQLKMTFCGAVEPTHNRNLSQGSTSFKIRRSEQTRLHDAVKAIALCHNVTPVIENNVQGNITDSPVELRSEADQHYIKESLLSRSQCTYQASSPDEIALVKWTEDVGLAVIKRDLTSLQLRTSAGDILNYTILQMFPFTSETKRMGIIVKDVASGDITFYLKGADVVMSSIVQYTDWLEEECGNMAREGLRTLVVARKNLTEEQYLEFESRLNSARLAVTGRAQRVATVVDTLEREMELLCVTGVEDKLQVNVRRTLELLGNAGIKIWMLTGDKQETATCIAKSSRLVSRTQELFIFNPVHTRTEAHQQLNAFRKKQDCALVITGDSLEICLQYYQTELLDVACRSPAVICCRCSPTQKAQIVTLIKAHTGKRTAAVGDGGNDVSMIQAADTGIGIAGVEGRQASLAADFSVPQFSHLSRLLMVHGRYSYKRSASLSQFVIHRGLIISTMQAIFSAVFYFSSVTLYQGFLMIGYATLYTMFPVFSLVLDKDVLSKIALTYPELYKELSKGRSLSYKTFFIWVLISIYQGGVIMYGALFLFEDEFIHIVAISFTALILTELIMVALTVRTWHYLMLLAELFSLAVYILSLILLKDYFDSHFIQTESFLWKVTVITLVSCLPLYILKFLRKKFSPPSYSKLS
- the LOC132948074 gene encoding probable phospholipid-transporting ATPase IIB isoform X1 produces the protein MKRVKKSLQTENIPLLLSQAERQFDGDDSDCFLSSDDMTPFKKHNVYYKSRWARVSSLLFCGFCQWIWQKCFRKKELTSRTIVIGKQSTEKYSPNVIRNQKYTIITFLPKVLYQQFKFFLNLYFLLMAMSQFVPELRLGYLYTYWGPLIFVLAVTLFREGVDDIRRWQRDEEVNSQKYKRLIRGKDHNIGTEYVSSSKLKVGDLVLVEKDQRVPADMVLLRTTEKSGACFVRTDQMDGETDWKLRLAIGDTQKLDCDARLFDITATIFAEKPQRDIHSFIGTFRRQDNGEEVSLDVENTLWANCVVANGSALGAVVYTGAETRSVMNNSQPRSKVGLLDIEINQLTKLLFCAVVGLAFVMMCLKGFSGPWYRYMFRFVLLFSYIIPISLRVNLDMGKAFYSWSMQRDEEMPDTVVRCTTIPEELGRISYLFSDKTGTLTQNSMVFKRLHLGTVSYGAESFDQVAEQLKMTFCGAVEPTHNRNLSQGSTSFKIRRSEQTRLHDAVKAIALCHNVTPVIENNVQGNITDSPVELRSEADQHYIKESLLSRSQCTYQASSPDEIALVKWTEDVGLAVIKRDLTSLQLRTSAGDILNYTILQMFPFTSETKRMGIIVKDVASGDITFYLKGADVVMSSIVQYTDWLEEECGNMAREGLRTLVVARKNLTEEQYLEFESRLNSARLAVTGRAQRVATVVDTLEREMELLCVTGVEDKLQVNVRRTLELLGNAGIKIWMLTGDKQETATCIAKSSRLVSRTQELFIFNPVHTRTEAHQQLNAFRKKQDCALVITGDSLEICLQYYQTELLDVACRSPAVICCRCSPTQKAQIVTLIKAHTGKRTAAVGDGGNDVSMIQAADTGIGIAGVEGRQASLAADFSVPQFSHLSRLLMVHGRYSYKRSASLSQFVIHRGLIISTMQAIFSAVFYFSSVTLYQGFLMIGYATLYTMFPVFSLVLDKDVLSKIALTYPELYKELSKGRSLSYKTFFIWVLISIYQGGVIMYGALFLFEDEFIHIVAISFTALILTELIMVALTVRTWHYLMLLAELFSLAVYILSLILLKDYFDSHFIQTESFLWKVTVITLVSCLPLYILKFLRKKFSPPSYSKLS
- the LOC132948074 gene encoding probable phospholipid-transporting ATPase IIB isoform X2; this translates as MDSPAGAGVCLVEMNSSSSTTTLTVKEDIPLLNKPRETNNVFNRFCQWIWQKCFRKKELTSRTIVIGKQSTEKYSPNVIRNQKYTIITFLPKVLYQQFKFFLNLYFLLMAMSQFVPELRLGYLYTYWGPLIFVLAVTLFREGVDDIRRWQRDEEVNSQKYKRLIRGKDHNIGTEYVSSSKLKVGDLVLVEKDQRVPADMVLLRTTEKSGACFVRTDQMDGETDWKLRLAIGDTQKLDCDARLFDITATIFAEKPQRDIHSFIGTFRRQDNGEEVSLDVENTLWANCVVANGSALGAVVYTGAETRSVMNNSQPRSKVGLLDIEINQLTKLLFCAVVGLAFVMMCLKGFSGPWYRYMFRFVLLFSYIIPISLRVNLDMGKAFYSWSMQRDEEMPDTVVRCTTIPEELGRISYLFSDKTGTLTQNSMVFKRLHLGTVSYGAESFDQVAEQLKMTFCGAVEPTHNRNLSQGSTSFKIRRSEQTRLHDAVKAIALCHNVTPVIENNVQGNITDSPVELRSEADQHYIKESLLSRSQCTYQASSPDEIALVKWTEDVGLAVIKRDLTSLQLRTSAGDILNYTILQMFPFTSETKRMGIIVKDVASGDITFYLKGADVVMSSIVQYTDWLEEECGNMAREGLRTLVVARKNLTEEQYLEFESRLNSARLAVTGRAQRVATVVDTLEREMELLCVTGVEDKLQVNVRRTLELLGNAGIKIWMLTGDKQETATCIAKSSRLVSRTQELFIFNPVHTRTEAHQQLNAFRKKQDCALVITGDSLEICLQYYQTELLDVACRSPAVICCRCSPTQKAQIVTLIKAHTGKRTAAVGDGGNDVSMIQAADTGIGIAGVEGRQASLAADFSVPQFSHLSRLLMVHGRYSYKRSASLSQFVIHRGLIISTMQAIFSAVFYFSSVTLYQGFLMIGYATLYTMFPVFSLVLDKDVLSKIALTYPELYKELSKGRSLSYKTFFIWVLISIYQGGVIMYGALFLFEDEFIHIVAISFTALILTELIMVALTVRTWHYLMLLAELFSLAVYILSLILLKDYFDSHFIQTESFLWKVTVITLVSCLPLYILKFLRKKFSPPSYSKLS